From one Trifolium pratense cultivar HEN17-A07 linkage group LG1, ARS_RC_1.1, whole genome shotgun sequence genomic stretch:
- the LOC123884649 gene encoding probable cinnamyl alcohol dehydrogenase 6 yields MAQTTPNHTQTVSGWAAHDSSGKITPYTFKRRENGVTDVTIKILYCGICHTDLHHAKDDWGITMYPVVPGHEITGIITKVGNDAKGFKEGDRVGVGCLAATCLDCEYCNTDQENYCEKLQFVYNGIFWDGSITYGGYSQMLVVDYRYVVHIPENLPMDAAAPLLCAGITVFNPLKDHNLVSSPGKKIGVVGLGGLGHMAVKFGKAFGHHVTVISTSPSKEAEAKERLGADDFIISTNPDQLQAARRSLDFVLDTVSADHALLPILELLKVNGTLFIVGAPDKPLQLPAFPLIFGKRSIKGGIIGGIKETQEMLNVCGKHNITCDIELIKANTINEAFERLAKNDVRYRFVIDIANAAPTQDN; encoded by the exons ATGGCCCAAACTACTCCTAATCACACACAGACCGTATCCGGTTGGGCTGCTCATGATTCTTCCGGCAAGATTACTCCATACACTTTCAAAAGAAG GGAGAACGGCGTTACTGATGTGACTATAAAAATTTTGTATTGTGGTATTTGCCACACTGATCTCCACCATGCCAAAGATGACTGGGGCATTACTATGTACCCTGTTGTTCCCGG GCATGAGATAACAGGGATTATCACCAAAGTTGGGAATGATGCAAAGGGTTTCAAAGAAGGAGACAGAGTTGGTGTGGGATGTTTGGCTGCTACATGTTTGGATTGTGAGTATTGCAACACAGATCAGGAGAACTACTGTGAAAAGTTGCAGTTTGTGTACAATGGTATTTTTTGGGATGGTAGCATCACTTATGGTGGCTACTCACAGATGTTGGTCGTAGATTACAG ATATGTAGTACACATTCCAGAAAACCTACCAATGGATGCAGCTGCACCTCTACTGTGTGCTGGAATAACAGTATTCAATCCATTGAAGGATCATAATTTGGTATCATCACCAGGGAAGAAAATTGGTGTGGTTGGTTTGGGAGGACTTGGTCACATGGCTGTTAAATTTGGTAAAGCATTTGGTCACCATGTTACTGTCATAAGCACTTCTCCTTCCAAAGAAGCTGAGGCTAAAGAACGTTTAGGAGCTGATGATTTCATAATCAGCACCAATCCTGACCAATTGCAG GCTGCAAGGAGAAGTTTAGATTTCGTTTTGGACACTGTATCAGCAGATCATGCTCTCTTGCCCATTTTGGAATTGCTCAAAGTAAATGGGACTTTATTTATCGTTGGTGCACCCGACAAGCCATTACAATTACCTGCTTTTCCATTgatatttg GGAAGAGATCCATAAAAGGTGGAATCATAGGAGGAATAAAAGAGACGCAGGAAATGTTGAATGTTTGTGGGAAGCACAATATCACTTGCGACATCGAGTTAATCAAAGCAAACACAATCAATGAGGCTTTTGAGCGCCTTGCGAAGAATGATGTTCGCTACCGTTTCGTTATTGACATAGCTAATGCTGCTCCCACCCAAGATAACTAA